One Streptococcus sp. zg-86 DNA window includes the following coding sequences:
- the cpsA gene encoding LCP family glycopolymer transferase CpsA, producing the protein MNYKIKQSSRRKRRNRWKVLNSALWCLLALMLAFLLYAMFRYHVLAFRYLDIIVTLVSLLFLSLLGWLTLKKKAQITTFVLLLLACLVSSGAIYALKEVQDLSSSINSSANYSEFEMSVAVVADSPISEVQELASVTAPTEIDNENITKLVDNIRQSKQVNLDVHQTSSYLAGYQSLIKGETQAIVLHSAFENIIESVDPDYASKIKKIYTYKFNKKTEKPKAATTLGDSMNIYVSGIDTYGPISSVSRSDVNIIMTVNRTTKKVLLTTTPRDAYVPIADGGNNQNDKLTHAGIYGVDASIHTLENLYGIQMNYYVRLNFTSFLKLIDLVGGVDVINDQEFTGYEKTHFPVGKVHLDSTQALEFVRERYSLEGGDNDRGKNQEKVIAGVIKKLTSTDALKNYNEIITGLQDSVQTNMDLETMISLINAQLASNQSYTVTSQAITGTGTMGLPSYAMPDANLYMMQLDQASLDTAKSAIQAVMEGK; encoded by the coding sequence ATGAATTATAAAATCAAACAGTCCTCACGTCGAAAAAGGAGAAATAGGTGGAAAGTCCTCAATAGCGCCCTCTGGTGTCTCTTGGCACTCATGTTGGCATTCCTATTGTATGCCATGTTTAGATACCACGTATTAGCCTTTCGCTATCTCGACATTATCGTTACACTTGTATCTCTGCTCTTCCTTTCTCTCTTGGGTTGGTTGACCTTGAAAAAGAAAGCGCAGATTACAACTTTCGTTCTCTTATTGCTAGCTTGCCTTGTCAGTTCAGGTGCTATCTATGCCTTGAAAGAAGTCCAAGACTTATCAAGCAGTATCAATTCAAGCGCTAATTATTCAGAATTTGAGATGAGCGTAGCGGTTGTAGCAGATAGTCCGATTTCAGAAGTTCAGGAGTTAGCCAGTGTAACAGCACCGACAGAAATTGACAATGAAAATATCACTAAGTTAGTGGATAATATCAGACAGAGTAAACAGGTCAATCTAGACGTTCATCAGACCTCGTCTTACCTAGCTGGTTACCAATCCCTCATCAAGGGAGAGACACAAGCCATCGTCCTCCATAGTGCATTTGAGAACATCATCGAAAGTGTCGATCCTGATTACGCTTCGAAAATCAAAAAAATCTATACTTATAAGTTCAACAAAAAAACAGAAAAACCAAAAGCGGCAACTACACTTGGTGATAGCATGAACATCTATGTCAGCGGAATTGATACCTACGGTCCAATCTCATCGGTATCGCGCTCTGATGTTAATATCATCATGACCGTTAACCGCACTACCAAAAAAGTATTGCTAACAACGACACCGCGAGATGCCTATGTACCAATTGCAGACGGTGGAAATAACCAAAATGATAAATTAACCCACGCAGGAATCTACGGTGTTGATGCCTCTATTCACACCCTTGAAAATCTCTACGGTATCCAGATGAACTACTATGTTCGCCTTAACTTTACCTCCTTCTTGAAATTGATAGACCTAGTCGGAGGAGTGGATGTTATCAACGACCAAGAGTTTACAGGATACGAGAAGACACATTTCCCAGTTGGAAAAGTACATTTAGATTCTACTCAAGCATTAGAGTTTGTTCGTGAACGCTATTCCCTTGAAGGTGGCGATAATGACCGTGGGAAGAATCAAGAGAAGGTCATTGCAGGTGTTATTAAAAAATTAACCTCAACAGATGCCCTTAAGAATTACAACGAAATCATCACGGGATTACAAGATTCTGTTCAGACAAATATGGACTTGGAAACCATGATTAGTCTGATTAACGCTCAACTTGCCTCAAATCAAAGTTATACCGTTACATCACAAGCTATAACAGGTACAGGAACAATGGGCTTGCCATCTTACGCAATGCCAGATGCTAATCTCTATATGATGCAGTTGGATCAAGCAAGTTTGGATACAGCAAAAAGTGCCATTCAAGCGGTGATGGAAGGAAAATAA
- the cps4B gene encoding capsular polysaccharide biosynthesis protein Cps4B, whose amino-acid sequence MIDIHSHIIFDVDDGPKNREESKALLAESYAQGVRTIIATSHRRKHMFETPEATIATHFREVEQLAQQIAPDLTIYYGAEIYYTSDILEKLEKKSIPTLAGTSYVLIEFSMNTPYKEIHTALSNILRLGLTPVVAHIERYHCLENEAKKVQDLIEMGCYMQINSSSVLKPKLFGDKYKFMKKRARFFLDHKLVHFVASDMHNLSNRRPYMREAYEFIAKQYGKSYARALFYENQQLLLKDQFI is encoded by the coding sequence ATGATTGATATTCACTCGCATATTATTTTTGATGTGGACGACGGACCGAAGAATCGTGAGGAATCCAAGGCTCTACTAGCAGAAAGCTATGCCCAAGGGGTCCGTACCATCATTGCAACCTCCCATCGGAGAAAGCACATGTTTGAGACACCTGAAGCAACCATTGCCACTCATTTCAGAGAAGTTGAGCAGCTAGCTCAGCAGATTGCACCAGACCTTACGATTTACTATGGTGCAGAAATCTACTATACCAGTGATATCTTGGAAAAACTGGAGAAAAAATCCATTCCAACACTTGCAGGAACGAGCTATGTCTTGATCGAGTTTAGCATGAATACTCCCTATAAGGAAATTCATACAGCCTTAAGCAACATTTTACGTCTAGGCTTGACTCCAGTTGTTGCCCATATTGAACGCTATCATTGTTTAGAAAATGAAGCCAAAAAAGTCCAAGATTTAATTGAGATGGGCTGCTACATGCAGATTAATAGTTCCAGTGTTTTAAAGCCAAAATTGTTTGGCGACAAGTACAAGTTTATGAAAAAACGGGCACGCTTCTTCTTAGACCACAAACTTGTTCATTTTGTGGCGAGTGATATGCACAATCTTAGCAATCGTAGACCATATATGAGAGAAGCCTACGAGTTTATTGCCAAGCAATATGGTAAGTCCTATGCTCGCGCCTTATTTTATGAAAATCAACAATTATTACTAAAAGATCAGTTTATTTAG
- a CDS encoding Wzz/FepE/Etk N-terminal domain-containing protein, producing the protein MNQQTTPEVEIDVLSLVRIIWKKKFLILVFATVLGALALGYSLLLATPRYDSTTRIYVVNRQNNEAAAITNQDLQAGTYLVKDYKEIILSQDVLKKAIDELALDVTPSQLAAKIKVTVPTDTRIISITVSDKDPEEAARIVNTFRLKASEKIIEVTKASDVTTVDEGVAALAPSSPKVKRNAALGFLAGGFLMTAMVVVAEIIDDRVKRPEDIEEVMGITMLGIVPNIDLLK; encoded by the coding sequence ATGAATCAGCAAACTACCCCAGAAGTGGAAATTGATGTTCTATCATTAGTTAGAATCATTTGGAAAAAGAAATTCTTAATCCTTGTCTTTGCGACTGTACTAGGAGCCCTTGCTTTAGGATACAGTCTCTTGTTAGCTACACCTCGTTATGACAGTACGACACGGATCTATGTCGTTAACCGTCAAAATAATGAAGCGGCAGCCATTACCAACCAAGACCTGCAAGCAGGAACTTATCTAGTAAAAGACTACAAGGAAATCATTCTTTCTCAGGATGTGTTAAAAAAGGCGATTGACGAGCTAGCTCTTGATGTAACACCAAGTCAGTTGGCAGCAAAAATCAAGGTAACTGTACCGACAGATACACGGATTATTTCTATCACCGTATCCGATAAAGACCCAGAAGAAGCAGCACGGATTGTCAATACCTTCCGCCTAAAAGCATCTGAAAAAATTATTGAAGTGACAAAGGCTTCTGATGTGACAACTGTTGATGAAGGAGTCGCAGCTCTTGCACCGTCCTCACCAAAAGTTAAACGAAATGCAGCACTCGGATTTTTAGCAGGTGGTTTCCTCATGACGGCTATGGTGGTTGTTGCTGAAATCATCGATGATCGCGTAAAACGCCCAGAAGATATCGAAGAAGTGATGGGCATTACAATGCTTGGAATCGTACCAAATATTGATTTGTTGAAATAA
- a CDS encoding tyrosine-protein kinase, with the protein MPVLEISKKKLNEFKKAEEYYNALRTNIQLSGSDIKIIAITSVEPSEGKSTTSSNLAISFARAGYRTLLLDADIRNSVMSGAFKARGKITGLTEYLAGTADLSQGLCDTEIENLSVITAGSMSPNPTALLQSKQFEKLMTILHQHYDYVIVDTPPIGLVIDAAIITQNCDASVLVTSAGSVRQKVLAKAKEQLEQTRKPFLGVILNKYNAQLDKYGAYGSYGNYGNYGKK; encoded by the coding sequence ATGCCAGTTTTAGAGATAAGTAAAAAGAAGTTAAATGAATTTAAGAAAGCAGAAGAGTATTACAATGCTCTCAGGACCAATATCCAACTAAGTGGTAGCGATATTAAAATCATTGCTATTACCTCTGTTGAGCCAAGCGAAGGAAAGTCCACAACCTCTTCAAACCTAGCTATTTCCTTTGCCAGAGCAGGCTACCGTACCCTGCTTCTTGATGCAGATATCCGAAATTCTGTCATGTCTGGTGCCTTTAAAGCAAGAGGGAAAATTACAGGCTTGACAGAATACCTTGCAGGAACAGCTGATTTGTCACAAGGGCTCTGTGATACTGAGATTGAAAATTTATCAGTCATTACTGCAGGAAGTATGTCACCAAACCCAACTGCCCTTCTTCAGAGTAAGCAGTTTGAGAAATTGATGACAATTTTGCACCAGCATTACGATTATGTTATTGTCGATACACCACCGATTGGTTTGGTGATTGATGCGGCAATCATTACGCAAAACTGTGATGCGAGTGTTTTAGTCACTTCAGCAGGAAGTGTTCGCCAAAAAGTATTAGCAAAAGCAAAAGAACAACTAGAGCAGACACGCAAACCATTCTTGGGAGTGATTTTAAACAAGTATAATGCACAGCTTGATAAGTATGGGGCGTATGGCTCCTACGGCAATTATGGGAATTACGGGAAAAAATAG
- a CDS encoding polysaccharide biosynthesis protein, producing the protein MRIDQLSRSTKRVILIIIDGIMLFMAMQFSLFFVNRFANVSDSQLVISYLIVLIAYLLIAAKLRIFSVLNRYTDYRVLFSLLVATSLSYLVLFMGAFALFQFYSYRFWLLSWLFSSLLFIFPRLSWRVLSEYQSSTKIKVQKKLRTLVVGAGSGGNLFINTVLSDMSDMDIIGIVDSDKNKQGTYIHGIKVLGNRADIPRLVKEYEVDQVTIAIPSLSGNERSHIVEICNSVGVKVNNMPSIEDVVAGKISTQQLRKIDIEDLLGRDEVKLDQSQLQYFFSKKTVLVTGAGGSIGSEICRQIARFSPERLLLLGHGENSIYLIHRELSNKYGSQFEIIPLIADIQDRELINEIMMTYQPHFVYHAAAHKHVPLMEYNPREAVKNNIFGTKNVAEAAGAAGVEKFVMISTDKAVNPPNVMGASKRIAEMIVTGLNGQGKTQFVAVRFGNVLGSRGSVVPVFKEQVAKGGPLTVTDFRMTRYFMTIPEASRLVIQAGYQARGGEIFILDMGEPVKIVDLAKKVITLSGHKEDEIKIIETGIRPGEKLYEELLTSDERVSEQIHEKIFVGRVVTKPWEDVMNFISHLNGYDTTTLKEKLIEFARQE; encoded by the coding sequence ATGAGAATAGATCAGTTAAGTAGGTCCACTAAGAGAGTGATACTTATCATTATAGATGGCATTATGCTATTTATGGCTATGCAATTCTCTCTTTTTTTTGTGAATCGTTTTGCAAATGTATCAGATTCTCAGCTAGTCATTTCTTATCTAATTGTGTTGATTGCATACCTACTAATAGCAGCGAAGCTACGGATATTTTCTGTTTTGAATCGCTATACAGACTATCGTGTCTTGTTTAGCCTATTAGTTGCTACGTCACTATCCTATCTTGTACTGTTTATGGGAGCCTTTGCCCTGTTTCAGTTCTACAGCTATCGATTTTGGCTACTATCGTGGTTATTTTCATCCTTATTATTCATTTTTCCTAGATTGTCGTGGCGTGTGCTAAGTGAATATCAGTCCTCTACTAAGATAAAAGTGCAGAAGAAACTGCGTACATTAGTTGTGGGAGCTGGATCTGGTGGAAATCTCTTTATCAATACTGTTTTAAGTGATATGAGTGACATGGATATTATTGGTATTGTTGATTCTGATAAGAACAAACAAGGAACCTATATTCATGGTATTAAGGTCTTGGGAAATAGAGCTGACATTCCTCGATTAGTGAAAGAATATGAAGTGGATCAAGTGACCATTGCGATTCCATCATTGTCAGGAAACGAAAGAAGTCATATCGTTGAAATTTGTAATAGTGTCGGTGTAAAGGTCAACAACATGCCGAGTATCGAAGATGTTGTGGCGGGTAAAATATCGACGCAACAGTTGCGAAAAATAGATATTGAAGATCTTCTTGGTCGTGATGAAGTAAAACTAGATCAAAGTCAGTTGCAATACTTTTTCTCTAAGAAAACAGTATTAGTGACAGGAGCAGGTGGCTCTATTGGATCTGAAATCTGTCGTCAAATAGCACGATTTTCTCCAGAGCGCCTACTATTACTAGGGCACGGGGAAAATTCAATCTATCTGATTCACCGTGAATTAAGTAACAAATATGGCAGTCAGTTTGAGATAATCCCTCTTATTGCGGATATCCAAGACCGTGAGTTAATCAATGAAATCATGATGACCTACCAACCTCACTTTGTCTATCATGCGGCAGCCCACAAACATGTGCCACTAATGGAGTATAATCCTCGTGAGGCAGTCAAAAATAATATCTTTGGTACAAAGAATGTTGCGGAAGCAGCAGGTGCTGCAGGAGTTGAGAAATTTGTGATGATTTCAACCGATAAGGCAGTCAATCCACCAAATGTCATGGGAGCAAGTAAACGGATTGCAGAAATGATTGTGACAGGATTAAATGGACAAGGGAAAACGCAGTTTGTGGCTGTCCGTTTCGGAAATGTCTTAGGAAGCCGTGGAAGCGTCGTTCCAGTCTTTAAAGAGCAGGTTGCAAAAGGTGGTCCACTAACCGTCACAGATTTTCGCATGACGCGCTATTTTATGACTATTCCAGAAGCCAGTCGTTTGGTTATTCAGGCTGGCTATCAAGCTCGTGGTGGAGAGATTTTCATCCTAGATATGGGTGAGCCTGTCAAGATTGTTGATTTAGCGAAAAAAGTCATTACGCTCAGCGGACACAAAGAAGATGAAATCAAGATAATTGAAACAGGCATTCGTCCTGGTGAAAAACTATATGAGGAATTATTAACCTCTGACGAACGAGTAAGTGAGCAGATTCATGAAAAAATCTTCGTAGGAAGAGTCGTCACAAAACCATGGGAAGACGTCATGAACTTCATCTCTCACCTCAATGGATATGACACCACAACCCTAAAAGAAAAACTAATCGAATTCGCAAGACAGGAGTAG
- a CDS encoding sugar transferase, translating to MLNKDFLDSQVVRQKKEELERKKFSLASKFLFDKFVSMILLCILSPIFLILAVLIKLEDGGSVFYRQERVTTNGRIFKIFKFRTMIENADKKGSLVTLQNDSRITRIGSFIRNYRLDEIPQLINVLIGDMSFVGTRPEVVKYVEQYAEEMKTTLLLPAGVTSLASIEFKDEDKLIKQYMTEGMEVDEIYVTKILPKKMIPNIAYINSFSIFEDIKIMIRTVIAVLK from the coding sequence GTGCTTAATAAAGATTTTTTAGATAGTCAAGTTGTCAGACAGAAAAAAGAAGAATTAGAAAGAAAGAAATTCTCTCTTGCAAGTAAGTTTTTATTTGATAAATTTGTTTCGATGATTCTCTTATGTATCTTATCTCCGATATTTTTAATTCTAGCTGTGTTAATTAAGCTAGAAGATGGTGGGAGTGTATTTTACCGTCAGGAACGAGTCACAACAAATGGTCGAATATTTAAGATTTTTAAATTTCGAACCATGATTGAAAATGCAGATAAAAAAGGAAGTTTAGTGACTCTTCAAAATGACTCAAGGATTACACGAATAGGTAGCTTTATCAGAAACTATCGTTTGGATGAAATTCCGCAACTTATAAATGTCTTGATTGGTGATATGAGCTTTGTAGGAACTCGACCAGAAGTGGTTAAATATGTGGAGCAGTATGCAGAAGAGATGAAGACTACTCTTCTTCTACCAGCTGGTGTCACTTCGCTAGCAAGTATTGAATTTAAAGATGAAGATAAATTAATTAAGCAATATATGACAGAAGGAATGGAAGTAGACGAAATTTATGTCACAAAAATTTTGCCAAAGAAGATGATTCCGAATATTGCATACATTAATTCATTTAGTATTTTTGAAGATATAAAAATCATGATTCGTACAGTCATTGCTGTATTGAAATGA
- a CDS encoding DegT/DnrJ/EryC1/StrS family aminotransferase, translating into MKKKNIPFSPPDITEEEIAEVVDSLRSGWITTGPKTKRFEQELSEYTGTNKTVCLNSATAGLELVLRILGVGPGDEVIVPAMTYTASCSVIEHVGATPVIVDIQANHFEMDYEAVEKAITNRTKVIIPVELAGIPCDHDRILEIVENYRSTFVAKTPLQEVFGRIVVLSDSAHAFGAEYKGRKIGSVADFTAFSFHAVKNLTTAEGGAVTWKSHPDLDDEDLYRQFQILSLHGQTKDALAKTKLGAWEYDIILPGFKCNMTDIMASIGLAQLKRYQGLLNRRAEIVATYNQAFEGTRIHPLQHIHSDYVSSMHLYITHIDGITLEERNQIIEKLAEAGIACNVHYKPLPLLTAYANMGFDIKDYPNAYRYFEHTLTLPLHTQLSDEDVEYISENLKEIVASVKGTV; encoded by the coding sequence ATGAAAAAGAAAAATATACCTTTTTCTCCTCCTGATATTACAGAGGAAGAAATTGCTGAGGTTGTAGATAGCCTCCGTTCAGGTTGGATTACGACGGGTCCTAAAACAAAACGCTTTGAACAAGAATTGTCAGAGTACACTGGAACAAATAAGACAGTTTGCTTAAATTCTGCGACGGCAGGTTTGGAACTTGTCTTGCGTATTTTGGGAGTTGGTCCTGGAGACGAAGTTATCGTTCCAGCTATGACCTATACTGCATCTTGTAGTGTAATTGAGCATGTTGGCGCAACTCCTGTCATTGTAGATATTCAAGCAAATCATTTTGAAATGGATTACGAGGCGGTAGAAAAAGCAATTACGAATCGCACAAAGGTTATTATTCCCGTTGAGTTAGCAGGGATTCCATGTGATCATGATCGAATTCTTGAGATTGTAGAAAACTATCGTTCAACCTTTGTGGCAAAAACTCCCCTCCAAGAAGTTTTTGGACGAATTGTTGTTTTGTCGGACAGCGCACATGCTTTTGGAGCGGAATATAAGGGAAGAAAAATCGGAAGTGTCGCAGATTTTACAGCCTTTTCTTTCCATGCGGTTAAAAATTTGACAACAGCAGAAGGCGGAGCAGTGACTTGGAAGTCTCATCCAGACTTAGATGATGAAGATTTGTATCGTCAGTTTCAAATTTTATCACTTCATGGGCAAACCAAGGATGCCTTGGCGAAGACTAAGTTGGGAGCATGGGAGTATGACATCATTCTTCCAGGATTTAAGTGCAATATGACAGATATTATGGCATCGATTGGTCTAGCTCAACTGAAACGGTACCAAGGACTGTTGAATCGTCGGGCAGAAATTGTTGCTACCTATAATCAAGCATTTGAAGGAACAAGGATTCATCCCTTGCAGCATATCCACTCAGATTATGTATCTTCTATGCACTTGTACATTACGCATATAGATGGGATTACATTAGAAGAGCGAAACCAAATCATTGAGAAGCTAGCAGAAGCAGGCATTGCCTGTAATGTACATTACAAACCATTGCCATTATTAACAGCTTACGCTAATATGGGATTTGACATCAAAGATTATCCCAATGCTTATCGGTATTTTGAACACACGCTCACCTTACCACTCCATACCCAGCTCAGTGATGAGGATGTGGAGTATATTAGTGAAAATTTAAAAGAAATTGTAGCGAGTGTGAAAGGAACTGTATGA
- a CDS encoding glycosyltransferase, producing the protein MIGEIKKEFSVLLSLYIKENPSYLQECFDSLLNQTVPATEWVVVEDGPLSPELYQVLDSYQEQYPGLIKRVPLEKNVGLGLALREGMLHCSYELVARMDTDDIARNDRFEKQLACFEKYPELDICGSHILEFDTDPQYPNAVRKVPLEHEEIVYYQKSRSAFNHVTVMFKKSSVLKAGNYEDAPLMEDDMLWVRMLLSGAKGMNIDEYLVDVRTGAGMIERRGGFSYLKKYCDGRKMILETGFISRFDYYKTVAIQVIVALVPNKVRFWIFTALLRQKTNIVKK; encoded by the coding sequence ATGATAGGGGAAATAAAGAAAGAGTTTAGTGTCTTACTATCTCTTTACATAAAAGAAAATCCTAGCTATTTGCAGGAATGTTTTGATAGCTTATTAAATCAAACAGTGCCCGCAACAGAATGGGTCGTTGTAGAAGATGGTCCACTTTCACCAGAACTTTATCAGGTACTAGATTCTTATCAGGAGCAATATCCTGGATTGATAAAGCGAGTTCCATTGGAGAAGAATGTAGGGTTAGGCTTGGCTCTACGAGAAGGGATGTTGCATTGTAGCTATGAATTGGTTGCGCGGATGGATACGGATGATATTGCACGTAACGATCGGTTTGAAAAGCAATTGGCTTGCTTTGAGAAGTATCCTGAACTAGATATATGTGGTAGCCATATTTTAGAGTTTGATACAGATCCTCAGTATCCCAATGCAGTCCGAAAAGTTCCTCTAGAGCATGAAGAGATTGTATACTATCAAAAAAGCAGAAGTGCATTTAATCATGTAACAGTCATGTTTAAGAAAAGTAGTGTTTTAAAAGCAGGAAATTATGAAGATGCTCCTCTGATGGAGGATGACATGCTCTGGGTAAGAATGTTACTTTCAGGAGCCAAAGGGATGAACATTGATGAGTATTTAGTCGATGTTCGGACAGGTGCTGGTATGATTGAAAGACGCGGTGGTTTTTCATATTTGAAAAAATATTGTGACGGTCGTAAAATGATTTTAGAAACAGGCTTTATTAGTCGATTTGACTATTATAAAACAGTTGCTATACAAGTAATTGTAGCATTAGTACCAAATAAAGTTCGTTTTTGGATTTTTACAGCATTGCTTAGACAGAAGACAAATATTGTAAAAAAATAG
- a CDS encoding glycosyltransferase has protein sequence MIKILHIGLSSNPGGVENLLYNYLKYINKEQFQFDFADIYNEGLAFETEMRSLGATIINFPNYKKSPLQFIERFNNYLMTNSYDIIHIHMQSAANLLPIFWAKRSGSIVICHSHSSSTPKGFLRKFLNKINQKYLKRLDIVKWACGIQAGQWMWGKSFDKENVIPNAIDTKKFIYNDKLRVEMRNKLKLSNEDRVLGFVGRFGDEKNIFFLLEILEELLKKSNTYKLVCVGDGDLYQEFLNKVVEKNLVNNVYCVGRQHNTASWYQLFDIFLLPSFFEGFPVVAVEAQASNIPCFLSNTIAKEINLSKNIYFLPLKDASKWSTRIDTTFVSYKRSQFGSFDYRYDITQAISILENKYRVLVRKE, from the coding sequence ATGATAAAAATTCTTCATATTGGATTGAGTTCAAATCCAGGAGGGGTTGAAAATCTTCTTTATAATTATTTGAAGTATATAAATAAGGAACAATTTCAATTTGACTTTGCTGACATATATAATGAGGGGCTAGCTTTTGAAACCGAAATGAGATCTTTAGGTGCGACAATTATAAACTTTCCTAATTATAAGAAAAGTCCTCTGCAATTCATTGAACGTTTTAATAATTATCTAATGACGAATTCATATGATATTATTCATATCCATATGCAGTCTGCTGCAAATCTTTTACCAATTTTTTGGGCTAAACGGAGTGGAAGTATTGTTATTTGTCATTCTCATTCAAGTTCTACTCCAAAAGGTTTTTTGAGAAAGTTTTTGAATAAAATAAATCAGAAATATCTTAAAAGATTAGATATAGTAAAATGGGCATGTGGCATCCAAGCTGGTCAGTGGATGTGGGGAAAATCTTTTGATAAAGAAAATGTAATACCAAATGCAATTGATACAAAAAAATTTATTTATAATGATAAACTTAGAGTGGAGATGCGTAACAAGCTTAAACTTTCTAATGAAGATAGGGTTTTAGGATTTGTTGGTAGATTCGGTGATGAAAAAAATATTTTCTTTTTGCTAGAAATTTTAGAAGAATTATTAAAAAAATCAAATACTTATAAATTGGTTTGTGTTGGTGATGGTGACCTTTATCAAGAATTTTTGAACAAAGTAGTTGAAAAAAATTTAGTAAACAATGTTTACTGTGTAGGTAGGCAGCATAATACTGCAAGTTGGTACCAACTTTTTGATATTTTTTTATTACCAAGTTTTTTTGAAGGTTTTCCTGTTGTTGCAGTTGAAGCTCAAGCAAGTAATATTCCTTGTTTTTTATCAAATACTATAGCTAAGGAGATAAATTTATCAAAAAACATTTACTTCTTGCCCCTAAAAGATGCATCAAAATGGTCAACTAGAATTGACACTACATTTGTTTCTTATAAAAGGTCTCAATTCGGAAGTTTTGACTATCGCTATGATATTACTCAGGCGATATCTATTCTAGAAAATAAGTACAGAGTATTGGTGAGGAAGGAGTAG
- a CDS encoding O-antigen ligase family protein, whose protein sequence is MKLKVRIPKISIIIYIIILLFPLVNIFGWILFVHTFPLWLLMMVALLLENRIRLLSKHTSCLVLLLIIDIIFTYFLLDRFDNSLKLMFYHLFQLIVFIFLINSRFKFHEIKLLLKSYQISAIIIVIKQLIQHTSYMTHGVSVGRYTIYNFGHPVDLNFLGACLVAPAVISFYNCMFKGFSQKNSLYFFFPTIGIILTGSRGALLGIVIACLYLCLSNDFFSFRNIVMGIVSSFVVLFLAFFLPTSLTHRLTMQGLNDSSNEFRIRIWQAAYRVYESSPIYGRGIGSIFSLGPLYGGAPRMSQHNFLLEIMTDYGTIGLLLFISITIVAFIESVQARDNLMIAILFSTLIVAFMIPGFTSAFLWINLSLVFIHSRMYKNYRGELYDFNNHEYI, encoded by the coding sequence ATGAAATTAAAAGTTCGTATACCCAAAATTTCAATAATTATTTATATTATTATTTTACTTTTTCCATTAGTAAATATATTTGGTTGGATATTATTTGTACATACATTCCCTTTATGGCTACTGATGATGGTTGCTCTTTTACTTGAAAATAGGATAAGATTACTAAGTAAACATACTTCTTGTTTGGTTCTGTTGCTTATAATAGATATTATTTTTACTTACTTTTTATTAGATAGGTTTGATAATTCTTTAAAATTAATGTTTTATCATTTATTTCAGTTGATTGTTTTTATTTTTCTCATTAATTCAAGATTTAAATTTCATGAAATCAAATTATTATTGAAGAGTTATCAAATCTCTGCTATTATCATTGTAATAAAACAACTAATTCAGCATACTTCCTATATGACCCATGGAGTTAGTGTGGGAAGATATACTATTTATAATTTTGGACATCCAGTAGATTTAAATTTTTTAGGTGCTTGCTTAGTAGCACCAGCAGTTATTTCTTTTTATAATTGTATGTTCAAAGGTTTTTCCCAAAAAAATTCATTGTACTTTTTTTTCCCGACAATTGGTATAATTTTAACTGGATCTCGTGGAGCATTATTAGGTATAGTCATTGCCTGTCTCTATTTGTGTCTAAGTAATGACTTTTTTAGTTTTAGAAATATTGTTATGGGAATAGTTTCTTCATTTGTAGTACTATTTTTAGCTTTCTTTTTACCCACTTCATTAACCCATAGACTAACTATGCAAGGACTAAATGATTCAAGTAATGAATTTCGGATAAGAATATGGCAAGCAGCCTATAGGGTATATGAGTCTAGTCCAATCTATGGTCGTGGAATAGGTAGTATTTTTTCTTTAGGTCCGCTATATGGTGGAGCGCCTCGTATGAGTCAACATAATTTCTTACTTGAGATTATGACAGATTATGGCACAATTGGCCTACTATTATTTATTAGCATTACTATTGTGGCGTTTATAGAATCCGTTCAAGCAAGAGATAACTTAATGATTGCAATATTATTTTCTACATTAATTGTGGCTTTCATGATTCCTGGATTTACTAGTGCATTCTTATGGATTAATTTAAGTTTAGTTTTTATCCACTCTAGAATGTATAAAAACTATAGAGGAGAGCTATATGATTTCAATAATCATGAGTATATTTAA